In the Piscinibacter sp. XHJ-5 genome, one interval contains:
- a CDS encoding BMP family ABC transporter substrate-binding protein has protein sequence MTCSKLTAWAAVAAVAALAGCGKKEEAPTTTAQAPAPAASAAAPAKAEKLKIAFAYIGPVGDGGWTFAHDNGRKAVEKEFGDKVVTSFTESVPEGPDAERVIRDMVGQGNKLIFGTTFGYMDYMLKVAGDAKDVKFEHSTGYKTAENLRTYDSRTYEGAYMAGVIAGGMTKTNVLGVVGSVPIPEVVRNINSFTLGAQSVNPKIKTKVVWVNKWFDPPKETEAAQSLLNGGADVLMQNTDSKAVLQTAEKAGKYAFGWDSDMTAYGPKAHLASAVINWAPYYIKATRDALEGTWKTGQAWWGVKEGAIDLVSISDQVPADLKTKVQGVKAGLKDGSYVIWKGPIVDNTGKEVLKKDEAADDKFLGGINFFVKGVEGKVPGGDKK, from the coding sequence GTCGCTGCCGTGGCCGCGCTCGCGGGCTGCGGCAAGAAGGAGGAAGCTCCCACCACCACCGCCCAGGCGCCTGCGCCGGCCGCGTCGGCGGCCGCGCCTGCCAAAGCCGAGAAGCTCAAGATCGCCTTCGCCTACATCGGCCCGGTGGGCGACGGCGGCTGGACCTTCGCGCACGACAACGGCCGCAAGGCGGTCGAGAAGGAATTCGGCGACAAGGTCGTCACCAGCTTCACCGAGAGCGTGCCCGAGGGCCCGGACGCCGAGCGCGTCATCCGCGACATGGTGGGGCAGGGCAACAAGCTGATCTTCGGCACCACCTTCGGCTACATGGACTACATGCTGAAGGTCGCCGGCGACGCCAAGGACGTGAAGTTCGAGCACTCCACCGGCTACAAGACCGCGGAGAACCTGCGCACCTACGACAGCCGCACCTACGAAGGAGCCTACATGGCAGGCGTGATCGCCGGCGGCATGACCAAGACCAACGTGCTGGGCGTCGTCGGCTCGGTGCCCATCCCGGAGGTGGTGCGCAACATCAACAGCTTCACGCTGGGCGCGCAGTCGGTGAACCCGAAGATCAAGACCAAGGTGGTGTGGGTCAACAAGTGGTTCGACCCGCCCAAGGAGACCGAGGCCGCGCAGTCGCTGCTCAACGGCGGCGCCGACGTGCTGATGCAGAACACCGACTCCAAGGCGGTGCTGCAGACGGCCGAGAAGGCCGGCAAGTACGCCTTCGGCTGGGACAGCGACATGACCGCCTACGGCCCGAAGGCGCACCTCGCGTCGGCCGTCATCAACTGGGCCCCGTACTACATCAAGGCCACGCGCGACGCGCTCGAAGGCACCTGGAAGACCGGCCAGGCGTGGTGGGGCGTCAAGGAAGGCGCGATCGACCTCGTGTCGATCTCCGACCAGGTCCCGGCCGACCTGAAGACCAAGGTCCAGGGCGTCAAGGCCGGCCTGAAGGATGGCAGCTACGTCATCTGGAAGGGCCCCATCGTCGACAACACCGGCAAGGAAGTGCTGAAGAAGGACGAGGCCGCCGACGACAAGTTCCTGGGCGGCATCAACTTCTTCGTCAAGGGCGTCGAAGGCAAGGTGCCGGGCGGGGACAAGAAGTAG